A single genomic interval of Gavia stellata isolate bGavSte3 chromosome 19, bGavSte3.hap2, whole genome shotgun sequence harbors:
- the TMEM150C gene encoding transmembrane protein 150C isoform X1: protein MASGMDGKKCSVWMFLPLVFTLFTSAGLWIVYFIAVEDNKILPLNVPDRKPGSKRPPYISIAGDAPPASCVFSQVMNMAAFLALVVAVLRFIQLKPKVLNPWLNVSGLVALCLASFGMTLLGNFQLSNDEEIHNVGTSLTFGFGTLACWIQSALTLKINLKNEGRKVGIPRVALSASITLCVVLYFILMAQGIHMHASRIQWGLVMCFLCYFGTFAVEFRHYRFEIVCSEYQENFLSFSESLSEASEYQTDQV, encoded by the exons ATGGCCT CAGGTATGGATGGGAAGAAATGCAGCGTGTGGATGTTTTTACCTCTTGTGTTTACCCTGTTTACATCAGCTGGATTATGGATAGT gTACTTTATAGCAGTGGAAGATAACAAAATTCTCCCACTAAATGTACCAGATAG GAAACCTGGTTCCAAAAGACCACCTTATATAAG TATCGCAGGTGACGCACCTCCCGCAAGCTGCGTGTTTAGCCAAGTCATGAACATGGCGGCATTTCTAG CGCTTGTCGTGGCTGTCCTGCGCTTCATTCAGCTGAAGCCGAAGGTGCTAAACCCTTGGCTGAACGTCAGCGGCCTGGTGGCATTATGCTTGGCCTCTTTTGGGATGACCCTACTCGGCAACTTTCAG CTTTCCAACGACGAGGAGATCCACAATGTGGGCACGTCGCTGACCTTTGGCTTTGGGACCTTGGCGTGCTGGATCCAGTCTGCCCTCACCCTCAAAATCAACCTGAAGAACGAGGGACGGAAAGTCGGGATCCCACGAGTAGCCCTGTCGGCCAGCATCACCCTCTGCGTGGTGCTCT ATTTTATCCTCATGGCTCAGGGCATCCACATGCATGCTTCCAGGATCCAGTGGGGCCTGGTGATGTGCTTCCTGTGCTACTTCGGCACCTTTGCAGTGGAGTTTAGGCACTACAGATTTGAGATCGTTTGCTCTGAGTACCAGGAAAACTTTCTGAGCTTTTCCGAAAGCTTATCGGAAGCCTCCGAGTACCAGACAGACCAGGTGTAG
- the TMEM150C gene encoding transmembrane protein 150C isoform X2: MACMDGKKCSVWMFLPLVFTLFTSAGLWIVYFIAVEDNKILPLNVPDRKPGSKRPPYISIAGDAPPASCVFSQVMNMAAFLALVVAVLRFIQLKPKVLNPWLNVSGLVALCLASFGMTLLGNFQLSNDEEIHNVGTSLTFGFGTLACWIQSALTLKINLKNEGRKVGIPRVALSASITLCVVLYFILMAQGIHMHASRIQWGLVMCFLCYFGTFAVEFRHYRFEIVCSEYQENFLSFSESLSEASEYQTDQV, from the exons ATGGCCT GTATGGATGGGAAGAAATGCAGCGTGTGGATGTTTTTACCTCTTGTGTTTACCCTGTTTACATCAGCTGGATTATGGATAGT gTACTTTATAGCAGTGGAAGATAACAAAATTCTCCCACTAAATGTACCAGATAG GAAACCTGGTTCCAAAAGACCACCTTATATAAG TATCGCAGGTGACGCACCTCCCGCAAGCTGCGTGTTTAGCCAAGTCATGAACATGGCGGCATTTCTAG CGCTTGTCGTGGCTGTCCTGCGCTTCATTCAGCTGAAGCCGAAGGTGCTAAACCCTTGGCTGAACGTCAGCGGCCTGGTGGCATTATGCTTGGCCTCTTTTGGGATGACCCTACTCGGCAACTTTCAG CTTTCCAACGACGAGGAGATCCACAATGTGGGCACGTCGCTGACCTTTGGCTTTGGGACCTTGGCGTGCTGGATCCAGTCTGCCCTCACCCTCAAAATCAACCTGAAGAACGAGGGACGGAAAGTCGGGATCCCACGAGTAGCCCTGTCGGCCAGCATCACCCTCTGCGTGGTGCTCT ATTTTATCCTCATGGCTCAGGGCATCCACATGCATGCTTCCAGGATCCAGTGGGGCCTGGTGATGTGCTTCCTGTGCTACTTCGGCACCTTTGCAGTGGAGTTTAGGCACTACAGATTTGAGATCGTTTGCTCTGAGTACCAGGAAAACTTTCTGAGCTTTTCCGAAAGCTTATCGGAAGCCTCCGAGTACCAGACAGACCAGGTGTAG